The DNA region TGTACCACCTACTAGTGCAAATCCAAGGAGTAAAACGTTGGATCCAGTCACTCATTCACTACGAACATCCAAGTTAGGGAGATCACCGTGAAGTCACGTAGGGTTGTAACATGGATTCATTTCAAATACCACAAAGTGGGCGCAGATTTGAATCAGTAAAGAGGTAGAGTAGGTGCTTCTTGTTCGTCAGCAAACCTCCATTCAAGAGCTTCCAATGAAACATATTGATACGTTGGGCTCCTTTCCAATGCCAAACGAGCTTCCAAGTTGGATCAGAAGGAGGGAGAGCACCTTGGTCCATAAGAAGATCATATGTAGAGCTTGTAGAGTACTAGCTACTCGTCGCACACTCCCAAACAGGTACACCAGTGACCATATCTGAGTAAGGTAAACTAAACGACATGAACTCTTGAAGCACCACATCAGGGAGATAATCCTCGAACTCATGACGCCGCACGCCAAGCTTTATCACTCTCACGGTAATCAACAATGACATGGTCACCGACCACTGTCGGGAGTTGTACCTGATCAAACACTATAGCAGAACCAAGTCAGCGATCCTTCAAAAACCGCAAGGTGTGACCACTTCCAACCTTTTCCACCTCAAGCCCTTCGTAAAATAATCCTAGGTCTTTTGAACCCGTTCCAGATACATGACTCTAAGTTTCAACGCTGCACTAGAGGAAGAACATCATTATCATATGTCCACACCCATAATTACTGCGAACAACTTGGACCCAAAGAGCATCCTTAATCTTAATCAAACCCCAATTAAGCTTCATAAAAAGACACTAATTGAACTCATGCAAGTGCTCAAACCCAAGAACCCATTTGCTCTTAGGAGAGAATACCCTCTCCCATGACACACGATTAAGGAAATTGTTATCATCCTCAGCACCTTAGATGAATCGTTTCTAGAGCCCCTCAAACCTAATACAAATGTATTTAGAGAGGAACATGGTTTGCATGAAAATAGGTTAGGAGGGAAGACACAACGGACTGCGTGATAATAACTCTACCAGCAAAGGCTCAAGTTATTCACCTTCCAAGAAGATAGACATTGTTGTGTATTATTCAAAATGAAGTCAAAGGTTTCCTTATTGTCCCACAGCTGCCTGGTGCTTCTAAAAGAAAAGATACTGAAGGTCATCCGGTCTTGGAAACTTTAGAGCCCCTTGTGACACTCGGGGCCGATGAGGGCGTGGAAAGATTGTCGGTGCGATGAGACACAAACAAGGAGCGTCTCCTTGCGGACTTCTAGGTGTAGGGACACATGCATGAACCGGTCTCGCAcctgaacaagaggtattctgaCACTCtataggtatgagactatacaTTTAAGGAGGGAAAAATTTGATTGATattactcatgacaacaagataCATCTTTTTTACAGGatcccaactcataaaaactccaaggtTAAGTGTGTTTGCCTTCGAGATATGTTGGTATGAGTGACCTTATGAAAATTTTTTCAGAGAAGCACATAGTCGAGGATAAAACGTGCTcgaaagactcgtgttgttatcGTGAGGCCAGTTGTTAGATCGGGATGTTGCACTcccattcttaaattttttctcGTGAAACAACGGTTAGATACTCTCCAAATCACACGACTGGAGGCGAGGGAAAGCTCCTCTAACAAAGAAATCACTAATAATCCCCTAAAGTGGTGTAGAGAGTATTAAAAAACACTAACATACTCTTAAGCCTATCACGATCGGTTACCACATCACTATCCTCAACAGTATTCCACTTCCTTCTGATCCTGGTCGTCGTATGGAAGAATCAGGTGTTATTGTCCCCATGTTTAACCCACATGCAACGAGACTTCTACCTCCAAATCATCTCCTCTTGAAGAAGAACGCGATGATACTCCTTCCAAAGCATCTTTTGAAGGTTATATATCCAAGATGACATTGTGGTGCATCTTTTGCTTGCAGTTAATGCTCTCCAAtcattcattattttttataggtaaatgttagttgttagtaatgttagtaaattcgTCTCTCATTAGGGTTTGAACCATGGACCCTTCACCATGTATCTCACCCGACCCTTATAtttctaactcttaccacttgagctaactctAAGCTTTCTTTGAACACATTACCAAACACATTATTTTTACACTCAAGATAATAatgaggatttttttttattcattgaatattttttttttgtacatattGACTATTGATTGAATACTTTACACACAAATATATGTTGAGAGAGATTATTTACGAATAGAAAATTATTGATTGCATAAATCTAGgaataagtgagagaaaaaaaGAGGAAATATAATATTCATACTATTTTTATTGATAATTGAAAAGAGATAAATTAAGGATAGGTATAATAAAAGGAAATAAATTTGATATCGTGACTAGTACTGGTAACAAACTACTTGGGTTTAAATTTGATATCGTGACTAGTACGGGTAATTTAGGATACATTGCTATTtaagttttaattcgaatataTGCTGATAAAAAAGTACtatgaaaaataacaaaataaacagCCATGAGCCATTTAAATTTGATTTcggataaaaaaaaagatattataCACAGATTTCGTAATGCCTGGTCAGAGCCATAGTAAATGAGATTGAGAAAACGTCtcgtattctttttttttttttttgataatatggAGGGCGTCTCGTATTCTTTTGGTACAATGAATCTCAATTTATATCATTGCCTCAGAATCCTCAATGACCTTTAGCTATTCACTTTAGGGTTAAAAACTTATAATCCGCATCTCTATATAATTGATCAATAGTATTCCAAATGATTGAGTTTTTGTCTTCATTTCATCTGGTCTTTCTTCTATCACTGAAAAACAACCCTTACATATTTTACAACAAAAATGATGAGTCATTCTCAAAATAACATTCACTTTTTCAAGGTTATTCTTGAAAGAAGCCTTAGAGATGGAGAACTGGTAACAAACTACTTGCAATTCATTTTTCCTTTATTTGAATGGAACTTTTTTATCAATGAGTTTTAGGCCTTTGTAGAAATCAATAAAATTTATAGTTCTTTAATTTATACAAATTTCTTCAAATCTTTTTGTTTACAAAACCCCTTCTATATTTGATCCTTGATTCTGAAAACAGAATAAATTTTGAGAAAAAGCTTTTGAGTTTCATAATTGATTGCTagaaattgtttatttttattttattttgatgttATTAGTACTGAAAAGTGCATGCTAATTGTGTAATAGCAAGTGCCAAGAAGTTTTGTGAAGAGGCACTGGCAAGAAATATCACCTGCTGTTTCTCTGAGGCTTCCAAACGGGACTGAATGGAAAGTCTATTGGCTGAAACGCGACGGCGATGTTTATTTTCGCAACGGTTGGAAAGAATTTGCAGAACACTTGTCTTTGGAAGTGTCACAGATTGTGTTGTTTGGGTACGAAGGAAATTCGTGCTTCAATGTGATTGTGTTGGGTAAAAGCGCGTTAGAAATAGATTACCCTAATTCCaaagataataataatactCCTCTTGATCAAGAAGAAGAATGTGAAGAGGTTCATGAAAGTGATTATGGTGAGAAGGGTAAAAGTGGACATCCTGCATTACCAGCACCTTCTAAGAAGATGAAAACATGTCCAAATGAAGAACATGCAAGTTTTTCCAATGCTGAGAATGGGAATAGTGGTTGGTTTTCTTATTTCATTTTGTTCTGTTTTCTGTAattctctgtttttttcttatgTGATAATTAATTACTCAATATTCATAGCAGGAAGTGCTGACAAAGAGCTTAGTAACAGAATCCATGCTCTTTTTGAGAGAGTGGAGAATTTTCATCGTGATAGTCACACTTTCATATGTGCAATCCGAAAATCATACATTGAGAGAGATCTCCTGGTAAGGAAATAATATGTTATTTGATGATTCATTGTTTCTTTTTCTGGTTTGTGTGTTGATTATTGAGTCTATCTTTGGAAACAAGTAGATTTTGTATCATAATTCTTCTATACTTGACTTACAAATTTATGGGGAGAAACTTCTACAAATAGCTTTTTGGTGCCAAAATTAATTTAGGATGCTAGCTACTTCACATTCTTTGAGTAGTGATTCTAAAAATGAtgatagatatgttttggaTTGGGTGAACCCCTAGAGGGGCTACACCCAGAGGGACTCTCGCCAAGGGGCGGACGCACAATCACTAGTTAGGTTTTGGCTAGCGAGGCCCAATAGGCTCATTAGAGGTAGTAGTGCGGGAAGCCTACTTCCCACTCTATAAATAATGAACaattaccaattgtaagagactttttgctcatttgatCAATTCATAcgcatgaaattcagttatccTCTCTCTTTCTAGTGCAATCTCTCTACTCTCCAGGGGTTATCCCTTCTTTGAGTGTTTGAACCAAGAACATATTTATCTCTacttattttttgaaataatcacttatttttaCAAAAAACCTGAGCATTTTTTTTAACTGTTTGTTTTGTAtagaaatataaattatttcttTAAGCAATTTCTAGCTAGTGACTATTAGAATAATCAATTATTTCTACCAGCATTTTAAAGTGAAAATCAATTTAAATATTTGTAATTATGCAAGATGATGGGTTTTGTGTTGCGCATATCAAATTGCTTCAATTCAGCCACCTTGTTAGTGGTTTATTTTAGAGAGAAATTATAAATCATAATCATTGATTTTTTGTTGAGATAGTGATTGTATGTATATGCATGTcctattaaatttattttccagTTAATATCAATGATTCATCACAAAATCTGAATTCTGATACTGATTTTGTTTTTAAACAGATCATACCAAACGACTTTGCTAGACTGCACCTGCACAAGATGGAAGGTGAAATGGTTACCCTTTATGTCGACAACAAGGAAAGAACTTGGGATGTTGAGTTAAAGCTCAACTCCTCTGCTCAATTCACATTTGCAATTGGTTGGAGAAAATTTTTGAGGGCCAATAATTTGAAATTGGGTGATGTTTGTGCTTTTGTTCTAGACAACAAATCCAATAAGAGAGTTTCACTCAAAGTTGTTATTTATGCTCTTGAGAAGTACACAAGCACTCTCCTCTTTCATggtaaaatattttctttttataatttcTTGTATTCAGCTTTATTTTATTGGTATATGAACTAACgtttcttcttttgcattttcCTCTTCAATATCAATATTCAATACTAAAAGGGCTTCCTCAAAGGCATTCTCCATCCCTCAAATCCCCTAAAACTAGTAAAGTTGAAAGCAAATATATGTCAAAGGATGGTGGATTCAACATCAACATAAAGCTTCCAATATTGTCTTCGGTGGTATGATCCATTGATTCTTGTGTATATATAACAAGCCAGTATATTTTGATGGAGTATTTTGATAAGCCATTcatgaattaattaactaagatTTTGTTAATGCAGGCAATACCAATTAAGTACATGAAgaattttatttcaaaaagcGACCATGGAAAAAGTGTGACCTTGCGAGTTGGGAATAAGAAATGGACTGTGAAACTTCTTTACTATGAACATTTCTCCTCTGCAAGATTTTCTCTAGGCTGGCCCGAATTTGTGAAGGAGTGTGACTTGAAAACTGGTGATGTTTGTCACTTTAAGATGATAGATGAGAAAAACCTTGAGCTTCAAGTTACTATAAATTAGAGTAGTATGTTACTATATGGTGTCATGTTTGACCTTTCTTTTTTCCATGTCAGCTACACTGATTGGCATTGATTTGTGCATGGTCTAGAGGAATTATTAGTGTTTAAAattcacttttttatttattgcttTGTTTATTTGTAGTCATTTGTGAAAAAAATAGGAGGGGTTACGTTGATTTGAGTTGAAAATAGAATTAACTATATTTTGGTCCCCTAATGTGAtcctaagttttttttttgacataaaCCAAATTTCATTAATCAAATAGAAGCTGAAAGTACATCATTGGGTAGGATCCCTTCGATACCCGGAGGAGCATCCGATATCCAAATAAAACATTGACCAGATAGGGCAAACTTTGCCATAAAGTCAGCAACCATATTACCACTGCGACAAACATGACTCAAACTACATGAATTAAAGCTAGACGATAAAACAAAACAATCTGAAACAATAGAAGCTAAGTACGACAATTGAGAAGAATAACTAAACCAAGCAAGGGTCCAAGTCAACCGAAAGCATATGAAAGTCACTGCCGCCAAAAGTCATAAACCCTAGCGCAGCCATTAGAGTAGAGGTTCACCAACACATGTTAGTAGTGAATAATGAATAAACATTATTCACTACTAACGTGATCCTAAGTTGAAAATAGAATTACGTAGATTTAATTTCTTGATTTTGGTCTCCTCAATTTCATCCTAAGATTAACAAATTTTGTTCAGGTCTCTTTTATTTAATGACATGTTCTTTGAGGTGATTAGCGTAACAtactttctaattttttaattaagcaCATAATCTAATTAAAAGAAGACGAATATATTGCTCCTCTGGTCTGAAAACGTGCATCATCCTCACAAAGTCTTTGAAACAAAGACATGACTAAATGAAAGGCGATGTTACCATGCAACATCCTTGCCATTGGTTGGGTTTGTtgacttcattttttttacagcaaCAAACCATTTCATTCAAAGGTCAGGAAAATTTGCAACAAGGTGTAATAGGATACCTACGGGAGGATCACCCCACAAGGTACAGTCATGATACAAGTAACTCTCAGCTACTATAATATGAGCTATTATATTTGTTTGTCTACattcaaaatgaaaataacAACAATTGAAACTAGAAAAAAGATGCTCACGGTCCAGTAAAATCTGCTGCAAAGAGGGGAAACTATGGCACTGATGGAAAGCTTTCACAAGCTGTTGACCATTAGAAACAAAGAATGCTTCAGCCACTAGAGGATCCAATCTGTGATCATCATAATGAGAGGCAGCAATATGAAAAGTCTCTTTTTCGTCCCTAACAATCAGCCCAAACCCTGGACCTCGAGGACCCGCCCAGCCAACatcaaaatttaatttcatggAACCCGATGGGGGAGGTATCCACACAGCACTAGGTGATCCCATTATCTCAAACTGTGGTTGATGACTTAGCCATTCTGTCCTCAATGATACAAGTTAGAGATTTTTTGTTGAAGGATTATGGAGTAAACTGACCTAACTGAAAAAGCACCATTAATAGTATGTTTCCAGCACAAAAGATCTTTTCTATCGGACCAAGCTAGAGGAATAGTCTTAATTTTGTCAGCTTCAGCTTTATTGAAGATTTGATCCACTAAGtcactcctccacctcctctGTTCATTTTCTA from Lotus japonicus ecotype B-129 chromosome 2, LjGifu_v1.2 includes:
- the LOC130735964 gene encoding B3 domain-containing transcription factor VRN1-like, translating into MMSHSQNNIHFFKVILERSLRDGELQVPRSFVKRHWQEISPAVSLRLPNGTEWKVYWLKRDGDVYFRNGWKEFAEHLSLEVSQIVLFGYEGNSCFNVIVLGKSALEIDYPNSKDNNNTPLDQEEECEEVHESDYGEKGKSGHPALPAPSKKMKTCPNEEHASFSNAENGNSGSADKELSNRIHALFERVENFHRDSHTFICAIRKSYIERDLLIIPNDFARLHLHKMEGEMVTLYVDNKERTWDVELKLNSSAQFTFAIGWRKFLRANNLKLGDVCAFVLDNKSNKRVSLKVVIYALEKYTSTLLFHGLPQRHSPSLKSPKTSKVESKYMSKDGGFNINIKLPILSSVAIPIKYMKNFISKSDHGKSVTLRVGNKKWTVKLLYYEHFSSARFSLGWPEFVKECDLKTGDVCHFKMIDEKNLELQVTIN